In a genomic window of Stakelama saccharophila:
- a CDS encoding translocation/assembly module TamB domain-containing protein: protein MAGSRDPDMTAPGTTDENGAEEIGEAQRRPLWVRILKWIGIALLALMVLLAAALLGINTDPGRRFLANQIAGYTTASGLNVRVGRIDGSIYSDMVLRDVRIRDTKGVFASSPRIELDWHPFRFINSHVDVDALTSPLVRFDRTPVLKPTPSAPENQPLLPDIDIDVDKLAVDRIVIGAPVTGQRHIASVAGSVHIADRRAQVRTKLRTLRGKGVAGGDRLQLVLDAAPEANKLDLDLELDAPKDGLVAGLAGLKAPLSVSLDGAGSWQAWNGTLTGTLGGDSLVGLKIAEQDGRFQVRGSARPGLYLQGPVERLTKPRVNVALDAALDEREVDLQLRLRSDAFAVSTRGGIDLGRSRFNSFRIEALLLQPGAIAENLRGRSVRAAVDLDGEFRTPTVNYKLQAAALGFGDTVVERLYAEGLATVDSEHILVPVHARAARVTGLPASANGLLTNLTLNGDIAINGTQILSDNLRVRSDKIDATAVILADTAKGHYTGAFKGRVNDYRVDSIGILNLATDADLYSAPEGGFGIRGRIVARTSRILNDGARNFLGGNAYARVDLDYTPQGVVRFDDLRLNAPAFKITSGEGYYDLDGGLNVSLDAVSQQYGPISARATGTLADPSLLVRAAKPGLGIGLADLEARVRGHAGAYAVTATGDTNYGPFNADMLVDTGDPLTVDVRNARFAGVDLQGRIHRTDAGPFAGRLDFTGSGINGSAELASADGNQQAVIAARANNARIPGTSGITIGRAIIDARATLYPDAPAIAGDVQLANFAMGEFVIDQARAQVDYRGGKGTAKLLAKGSSSVPFQLAANARLSPDSYLVALRGSGNGIDFHTENPARIQVSDGSYTLMPTGIVLDKGRLRVAGTYGTGMTAQMRLDDVDLSLANAFVPGLGIMGMANGSLDFAQPSDGSFPKADARLNIADFRRSSIAAVSVPVNIQFQGKLFPQGGEGRALIKRGTTTVGRMVATLQPLPPGAGAWTTRLMAAPLGGGIRYNGPAAVLFSFAALSDQQLTGPIAVAANFDGRLRAPQLSGIVRSSNLSYVNETYGTRLTNMKVDGRFNNDRFQLNQLSAKAGDGSIAAQGYVGLAADAGFPMDIRATLDDARLARSDSLGATATGELRVRHQPGETATITGELRIPEARYEISRQGAAEVPMLDGVRRKGEQVKSEAESDDASAAPPGLFRLDIRVRADNRLFVSGMGLESEWQADIRVGGTSASPDVRGTMRIVRGTYSFAGKRFEISRGVISFEGGPIGDPQLNIQATTENDGVTFTINITGSAQNPQIEFASNPNLPQDEVLSRLLFGSSVTDLSATEAVQLAAALNSLRGSGGGLNPLGKLRSATGFDRLRILGSDDTTGRGTALAAGKYLTDDVYVEVITDARGFTATQIEISLTKALSLLSQVGTAGGSSGSIRYSKDY from the coding sequence ATGGCGGGTTCGCGCGATCCCGATATGACGGCGCCCGGCACAACGGACGAAAATGGAGCCGAGGAGATCGGCGAAGCGCAGCGCCGTCCGCTCTGGGTACGAATCCTCAAATGGATCGGAATTGCGCTGCTTGCGCTCATGGTGCTTCTCGCCGCGGCGCTGCTGGGGATCAATACCGATCCGGGCAGGCGTTTTCTCGCGAACCAGATCGCGGGGTACACGACCGCTTCCGGTCTCAACGTCCGTGTCGGTCGGATCGACGGCTCGATCTATAGCGACATGGTGCTCCGCGACGTGCGGATTCGCGACACCAAAGGCGTGTTCGCTTCGTCGCCGCGTATTGAACTCGACTGGCATCCGTTCCGCTTCATCAACAGCCATGTCGATGTCGATGCGCTGACGAGTCCGCTCGTCCGCTTCGACAGGACGCCGGTGCTGAAGCCGACGCCGTCCGCGCCGGAAAACCAGCCACTGTTGCCCGATATCGACATCGACGTCGACAAGCTCGCCGTCGACCGCATCGTCATCGGCGCGCCCGTCACGGGCCAGCGCCATATCGCCAGTGTTGCCGGATCGGTCCATATCGCCGACCGCCGTGCGCAGGTTCGGACGAAGCTGAGGACATTGCGGGGTAAGGGCGTAGCGGGTGGCGACAGGCTGCAGCTTGTCCTCGATGCCGCGCCGGAAGCGAACAAGCTCGACCTCGATCTCGAACTCGACGCGCCGAAGGATGGCCTGGTCGCCGGGCTGGCGGGATTGAAGGCTCCCTTGTCGGTGTCGCTGGACGGCGCAGGTAGCTGGCAAGCCTGGAACGGGACCCTGACCGGAACGCTGGGTGGCGATTCGCTGGTCGGGCTGAAGATCGCGGAGCAGGACGGCCGATTCCAGGTTCGTGGTTCGGCCCGGCCGGGGCTTTATCTTCAAGGGCCGGTGGAGCGGTTGACCAAACCGCGCGTGAACGTGGCGCTGGACGCCGCGCTCGACGAGCGCGAGGTCGACTTGCAGCTCCGGCTGCGCTCCGATGCCTTTGCGGTGTCGACACGAGGCGGGATAGATCTCGGCCGGAGCCGCTTCAATTCGTTCCGGATCGAGGCGCTCCTGCTCCAGCCCGGCGCGATCGCGGAGAACCTTCGCGGACGGTCGGTACGGGCGGCAGTCGATCTCGATGGGGAATTCCGCACACCCACGGTGAATTACAAGCTCCAGGCAGCGGCGCTCGGCTTCGGTGATACCGTCGTCGAACGCCTGTACGCCGAGGGCCTGGCCACGGTCGATTCCGAACACATCCTGGTTCCCGTTCACGCACGGGCTGCGCGCGTGACGGGGCTTCCCGCCAGCGCGAACGGTCTGCTCACCAATCTCACGTTGAACGGCGATATCGCCATCAACGGAACACAGATCCTGTCGGACAATCTGCGGGTCCGTTCGGACAAGATCGACGCCACCGCCGTCATCCTGGCCGATACCGCGAAAGGGCATTACACCGGCGCGTTCAAGGGGCGGGTCAACGATTATCGCGTCGACAGCATCGGCATCCTGAATCTGGCGACCGACGCCGACCTCTATTCGGCGCCGGAAGGCGGGTTCGGCATTCGGGGACGGATCGTCGCCAGGACGTCGCGTATCCTGAACGACGGTGCGCGCAATTTCCTCGGCGGCAATGCCTATGCCCGGGTCGACCTCGACTATACGCCGCAGGGCGTGGTCCGGTTCGATGATCTCCGCCTCAACGCCCCGGCGTTCAAGATTACCAGCGGAGAAGGATATTATGACCTCGACGGCGGCCTGAACGTCAGCCTCGATGCCGTCTCGCAGCAATACGGCCCGATCTCCGCCCGTGCCACCGGAACGCTGGCCGACCCCTCGCTGCTGGTGCGCGCAGCGAAGCCGGGGCTGGGGATCGGGCTTGCTGATCTGGAGGCGCGAGTCCGGGGGCATGCCGGCGCCTATGCCGTAACCGCGACGGGCGACACGAACTATGGCCCGTTCAACGCCGACATGCTGGTCGATACCGGCGATCCGCTCACCGTCGACGTGCGTAACGCACGCTTCGCCGGCGTTGATCTCCAGGGCCGCATCCACCGGACGGACGCCGGTCCGTTCGCCGGCAGGCTGGATTTCACCGGTTCCGGTATCAATGGCAGTGCCGAACTCGCCTCTGCCGACGGCAACCAACAGGCCGTGATCGCGGCGCGCGCGAACAACGCGCGGATACCGGGAACGTCCGGCATCACCATCGGTCGCGCCATCATCGACGCCCGGGCGACGCTGTATCCCGACGCGCCCGCGATTGCCGGGGACGTGCAACTCGCCAATTTCGCGATGGGCGAGTTCGTCATCGATCAGGCGCGGGCGCAGGTCGATTATCGGGGTGGCAAGGGAACGGCGAAATTGCTGGCGAAGGGGTCCTCCAGCGTGCCGTTCCAGCTTGCCGCCAATGCGCGGCTCAGCCCCGACAGCTATCTTGTCGCCCTTCGGGGAAGCGGCAACGGCATCGATTTCCATACCGAGAATCCCGCGCGCATCCAGGTTTCGGATGGCAGCTATACGCTGATGCCGACGGGAATCGTGCTGGACAAGGGCAGGTTGCGCGTCGCTGGCACCTACGGAACGGGAATGACGGCCCAGATGCGTCTCGACGATGTCGATCTCTCACTCGCCAATGCCTTCGTGCCGGGGCTGGGCATCATGGGCATGGCGAATGGCAGCCTGGACTTCGCGCAGCCGAGCGACGGCAGTTTCCCCAAGGCCGATGCGCGGTTGAACATCGCCGACTTCCGCCGATCGAGCATCGCCGCGGTTTCGGTGCCGGTGAATATTCAGTTCCAGGGCAAACTCTTTCCGCAGGGCGGCGAAGGACGCGCTCTCATCAAGCGCGGGACCACGACGGTGGGACGCATGGTCGCCACGCTTCAGCCACTGCCGCCCGGTGCCGGAGCCTGGACGACGCGGCTGATGGCCGCTCCGCTGGGCGGCGGAATCCGCTATAACGGACCTGCTGCGGTGCTGTTTTCATTCGCCGCGCTGTCCGATCAGCAGTTGACGGGGCCGATCGCGGTTGCCGCGAATTTCGACGGACGGCTACGCGCACCGCAACTCTCCGGCATCGTGCGTTCGAGCAATCTGAGCTACGTGAACGAGACCTATGGTACGCGGCTGACGAACATGAAGGTGGACGGTCGTTTCAACAACGACCGGTTCCAGCTCAACCAGCTTTCGGCAAAGGCCGGCGACGGATCGATCGCGGCGCAGGGCTATGTCGGTCTTGCGGCGGATGCCGGTTTTCCGATGGATATCCGGGCAACACTGGATGATGCGCGGCTGGCGCGCAGCGATTCGCTGGGTGCGACGGCCACCGGTGAGCTGCGTGTGCGGCACCAGCCCGGCGAGACGGCGACGATCACCGGCGAGCTGCGCATTCCGGAGGCGCGCTACGAGATTTCGCGTCAGGGTGCCGCAGAAGTGCCGATGCTGGACGGTGTCCGTCGCAAGGGTGAACAGGTGAAGTCGGAGGCCGAATCCGACGATGCGAGCGCGGCGCCGCCCGGCCTGTTCCGCCTCGACATCCGTGTCCGGGCGGACAACCGGCTGTTCGTCTCCGGCATGGGTCTGGAGTCGGAATGGCAGGCGGATATCCGCGTCGGCGGTACCTCGGCCAGTCCGGACGTGCGCGGCACGATGCGCATCGTGCGCGGCACCTATTCCTTCGCCGGAAAGCGGTTCGAGATCAGCCGAGGCGTGATCAGCTTCGAGGGCGGCCCGATCGGCGATCCGCAACTCAACATCCAGGCAACGACTGAAAATGACGGCGTCACCTTCACGATCAACATCACCGGCAGCGCGCAGAACCCGCAGATTGAGTTCGCGTCCAATCCCAATCTGCCGCAGGACGAGGTGCTTTCGCGGCTCCTCTTCGGCAGTTCGGTTACAGACCTGTCGGCCACGGAAGCGGTGCAACTCGCCGCCGCGCTCAATTCGCTGCGCGGCTCGGGCGGCGGACTCAATCCGCTTGGCAAGCTGCGCTCGGCCACCGGTTTCGACCGACTGCGTATCCTCGGAAGCGACGACACGACCGGGCGCGGCACGGCACTGGCGGCGGGCAAATACCTTACCGACGACGTCTATGTAGAGGTGATCACCGACGCGCGCGGCTTCACCGCTACGCAGATCGAAATCTCTTTGACCAAGGCGCTGAGTCTTCTTTCGCAGGTCGGCACCGCCGGCGGGTCGAGTGGCAGCATCCGCTACTCCAAGGACTATTGA
- a CDS encoding YihY/virulence factor BrkB family protein: MSEQRGEVDTNRIPGFDSGHPWQHPWPAWKAIFGRIYSMTGYHNLSLMAAGVAFYAFLSFVPLLGAVVMTYGLVADPGTVAEHMQTVIRLVPTDAASLIRDQLESVANTAASQAGIGLAIALFFSVYGAMRAANAMIQALNVVYEEDESRNMIQTTILAIFLTLGAIVAVLVGVVAAIVLGFLQEAVGMLGEAGVVLIKIATWLVAAAIVSAGFAFIFRYGPDRARARWRWLSVGSVASTLLWLVATLLFGIYTANFANYNATYGALGAVVVLLMWLFVSSYAVLLGAEINAEAERQTGVDSTTGMPRPFGERGATVADTLPSKRQIKPKRAKY; the protein is encoded by the coding sequence ATGAGCGAACAGAGGGGCGAAGTGGACACGAACAGAATTCCGGGATTCGATTCCGGCCATCCGTGGCAGCATCCATGGCCTGCATGGAAGGCGATTTTCGGCCGCATCTATTCGATGACGGGCTATCACAACCTGTCGCTGATGGCGGCGGGCGTGGCCTTTTACGCTTTCCTGTCATTCGTACCGCTGCTGGGTGCGGTCGTCATGACCTATGGCCTGGTGGCCGATCCGGGCACGGTTGCCGAACACATGCAGACCGTCATTCGGCTGGTGCCGACCGACGCCGCTTCCCTTATCCGCGATCAGTTGGAAAGCGTGGCGAATACCGCCGCCAGCCAGGCCGGCATCGGCCTGGCCATAGCCCTGTTCTTTTCCGTTTACGGGGCCATGCGCGCCGCCAACGCCATGATCCAGGCGCTGAACGTCGTCTATGAGGAGGACGAATCGCGCAACATGATACAGACCACGATACTGGCAATATTCCTCACCTTAGGCGCGATCGTCGCCGTTCTGGTCGGCGTCGTCGCGGCCATCGTGCTGGGCTTTCTGCAAGAAGCCGTCGGTATGCTGGGTGAAGCCGGCGTGGTCCTGATCAAGATCGCGACATGGCTGGTCGCCGCGGCGATCGTCAGCGCCGGCTTCGCATTCATCTTCCGCTATGGCCCCGACCGTGCCCGGGCGCGCTGGCGGTGGCTGTCGGTGGGATCGGTCGCATCGACCCTCCTGTGGCTCGTGGCGACCCTGCTGTTCGGCATCTATACGGCGAATTTCGCCAATTATAACGCAACCTACGGCGCGCTCGGCGCGGTCGTCGTCCTGCTGATGTGGCTGTTCGTATCGTCCTATGCCGTGCTGCTCGGCGCAGAAATCAACGCCGAAGCCGAACGCCAGACCGGCGTGGATTCAACGACCGGCATGCCCCGCCCCTTCGGCGAGCGCGGCGCGACGGTAGCGGATACCCTGCCCAGCAAGCGACAGATCAAGCCGAAGCGGGCGAAATATTGA
- a CDS encoding MarR family winged helix-turn-helix transcriptional regulator → MSTLHLDGFLPYRLSITSNRVSNVIATAYQSLFGLKIPEWRLVAVLAEGDGMTQQALGAMTRMDKVTVSRAAIGLVERGLVKREPNPSDQRSHLLRLTDSGAALYEQVAPKALELERRIFSEFSAGEIRQLRSMLERLEVAAAGFEAEAT, encoded by the coding sequence ATGTCAACGCTCCATCTCGACGGCTTTCTCCCCTATCGCCTGTCGATCACGTCGAACCGCGTGTCGAACGTGATCGCCACCGCCTATCAATCGCTGTTCGGGCTGAAGATTCCTGAATGGCGGCTGGTCGCGGTGCTCGCGGAGGGCGATGGCATGACGCAGCAGGCCCTGGGGGCAATGACGCGGATGGACAAGGTGACGGTCAGCCGCGCCGCGATCGGCCTCGTCGAGCGTGGCCTGGTGAAGCGCGAGCCCAATCCTTCCGACCAGCGATCGCATCTGTTGCGGCTGACCGATTCGGGCGCGGCGCTGTATGAACAGGTGGCGCCCAAAGCGCTGGAACTGGAGCGGCGCATTTTTTCGGAGTTCTCGGCCGGGGAGATCAGGCAGTTGCGCTCGATGCTCGAACGGCTCGAGGTGGCGGCAGCGGGATTCGAGGCGGAAGCGACTTGA
- a CDS encoding malate synthase G, with protein sequence MSQSLNRAGLSVAEPLARFVEGQVLPALGIGGDGFWSGVAEIFDRFVPDNRALLETRDTLQAQIDARYEAGQPVDEAFLREIGYLVEEPDDFTIGTGHVDAEIATMAGPQLVVPILNARFVLNAANARWGSLYDALYGTDALPGEPKPGDYDPERGAQVIARAKAFLDEAVPLRAGKWADFTGGAPDLADTAQLAGWAGHSLLLRHNGLHIEIVIDREHPIGKHDPAGIADIVLEAALTTIVDLEDSVAAVDAEDKVAAYANWLGLMRGDLKETFDKAGKTITRRLDPDRSYTAPSGGNFTLPGRSLLFVRNVGHLMTTPALMLPDGSEAPEGILDAIMTPLIALHDLRGLSRYRNSRAGSIYIVKPKMHGPDECAFTDRLFDAVEDLLGLARHTIKVGVMDEERRTSANLAACIHAVRDRIVFINTGFLDRTGDEIHTAMHAGPMIPKGEMKASGWLQAYEDRNVRIGLRHGLSGRAQIGKGMWAAPDRMADMLEQKIGHPKSGANTAWVPSPTAATLHALHYHRIDVFAQQRAIAGEAVPKLDKLLAVPVAEGRNWTPAEVRRELDNNAQGILGYVVRWIDQGIGCSKVPDINDVGLMEDRATLRISSQHMANWMLHGVASVEEVDAALLRMAKKVDAQNAGDPKYKPMSGRENGSLAFQAARALIFEGLAQPGGYTEPLLHRFRRRAKGAGAGCDPDLNISPASA encoded by the coding sequence ATGTCTCAGTCGCTGAACCGTGCCGGCCTGTCCGTCGCCGAACCGCTCGCACGCTTCGTGGAAGGGCAGGTGCTGCCGGCGCTTGGCATCGGGGGCGACGGCTTCTGGTCGGGGGTGGCCGAAATCTTCGACCGCTTCGTACCCGACAATCGGGCGCTGCTTGAGACGCGCGACACGCTCCAGGCGCAGATCGACGCGCGCTACGAAGCCGGACAGCCGGTGGACGAGGCTTTCCTTCGCGAGATCGGCTATCTGGTCGAAGAACCGGACGATTTCACCATCGGCACCGGACATGTCGATGCCGAGATCGCGACCATGGCCGGTCCGCAGCTCGTCGTGCCGATCCTCAATGCGCGCTTCGTCCTCAACGCCGCGAATGCGCGTTGGGGAAGTCTGTACGACGCGCTCTATGGCACCGATGCGCTCCCCGGCGAGCCGAAGCCGGGCGACTATGATCCCGAGCGCGGTGCGCAGGTGATCGCCCGGGCCAAGGCGTTTCTGGACGAGGCGGTGCCGCTCAGAGCAGGAAAGTGGGCGGATTTCACCGGAGGTGCGCCGGACCTTGCCGATACCGCCCAGCTCGCGGGGTGGGCCGGGCATTCGCTGCTGTTGCGCCACAATGGTTTGCACATCGAAATCGTCATCGACCGCGAGCATCCCATCGGGAAGCATGATCCCGCTGGCATCGCGGACATCGTGCTGGAAGCGGCGCTGACGACGATCGTCGACCTGGAGGACTCCGTCGCGGCGGTCGATGCCGAAGACAAGGTCGCCGCTTATGCGAATTGGCTGGGGCTGATGCGCGGCGACCTCAAGGAGACGTTCGACAAGGCCGGCAAGACGATTACCCGCCGTCTCGATCCCGACCGCAGCTACACGGCGCCGAGTGGCGGCAATTTCACCCTGCCGGGCCGATCGCTGTTGTTCGTGCGCAATGTCGGCCATCTGATGACGACGCCGGCGCTGATGCTGCCGGACGGATCGGAAGCGCCCGAGGGCATCCTCGACGCGATCATGACCCCGCTGATCGCGCTGCATGATCTGCGCGGGCTGAGCCGGTATCGCAACAGCCGTGCGGGCTCGATCTATATTGTGAAGCCCAAGATGCACGGGCCGGACGAATGCGCCTTCACCGATCGCCTGTTCGATGCGGTCGAGGATTTGCTGGGGCTGGCCCGCCACACGATCAAAGTCGGCGTGATGGATGAGGAGCGTCGCACCTCGGCAAATCTCGCCGCGTGCATCCATGCCGTGCGGGACCGTATCGTATTCATCAACACGGGCTTTCTCGACCGTACCGGCGACGAAATCCACACCGCGATGCACGCCGGCCCGATGATCCCGAAGGGGGAGATGAAGGCCAGCGGGTGGTTGCAGGCCTATGAGGATCGCAACGTCCGTATCGGCCTGCGGCACGGCCTGTCGGGCAGGGCACAGATCGGCAAGGGCATGTGGGCCGCGCCCGACCGCATGGCGGACATGCTGGAGCAGAAGATCGGCCACCCGAAATCGGGTGCGAACACCGCCTGGGTGCCGAGCCCGACCGCGGCGACATTGCATGCGCTTCATTATCACCGGATCGATGTGTTCGCGCAGCAGAGGGCGATCGCCGGAGAGGCCGTGCCGAAACTGGACAAGCTGCTGGCGGTGCCGGTGGCGGAGGGACGCAACTGGACGCCGGCCGAAGTACGGCGCGAACTCGACAACAATGCGCAGGGCATTCTGGGCTATGTCGTGCGCTGGATCGATCAGGGCATCGGCTGCTCCAAGGTGCCCGACATCAATGATGTCGGGCTGATGGAAGACCGCGCGACGCTGCGTATATCCTCGCAGCACATGGCCAATTGGATGCTTCATGGAGTGGCGTCGGTGGAGGAGGTCGACGCCGCGCTCCTGCGGATGGCGAAGAAGGTGGATGCGCAGAATGCGGGCGATCCGAAGTACAAGCCGATGTCCGGACGCGAAAACGGCAGTCTTGCATTCCAGGCGGCGCGTGCGCTCATTTTCGAAGGGCTGGCGCAACCCGGTGGTTACACCGAACCGCTGCTGCACCGCTTCCGTCGGCGAGCCAAGGGCGCCGGCGCCGGCTGTGATCCGGATCTCAATATTTCGCCCGCTTCGGCTTGA
- a CDS encoding BamA/TamA family outer membrane protein, whose product MLSVSQGDRGLVRIGTGGRILRAVLLASAFTPCAAIVQTATAQQRTPDADSDGQASPQQESEAPQPAPQDEPIVPDEQFESALPPLGDDINAPLEPMPEPVDRQGVAEAASADAEQDAEDAKREPLEAPGSEIVEPRPLPDEGELAQPLPPIDSFDSTPPPEIAGVEDIDSEIRYETVVEGLEKVDLESRFRDLSALEEGDGEAENAAMVSARAKSDEQLALQLMQSQGYYDAAVTSRIDRPSEPEGALRAVISATPGVRYSFSSITTEGDATVPMGLVDEALPLKPGDPIEAERVQGAEANVSVTLPQKGYPFFQLGQRDILLDGSDHSGAYTLPYDLGPRASFGGFATQGEPVFDPEHIGVLARFDRGDLYDSRDVDDLRKALVSTGLYSTVSVQPQRTGETAPDGTEYVDLLVRQKAGPPRTLAAEAGYRTGQGIRLEGSWTHRNLFPPEGALIVSGVGGTQEQGLSATFRRSNAGRRDRTVMLGVAANHNDYEAYEAYTASLIGRISYDSTPLWQKRFTYSYGFELVGTNEDVWNFDAGERQRKTYFIAALPGTVGFDTSDSLLNPTEGFRINATVSPEAAVKGAFRPYARLKLEGTAYYPVTDSLVIAGRAAVGSIPGIDRDDLPPSRRYYAGGGGSVRGYGYRELGPQAPDGKPIGGRSFNEFSLEARYRFGDFGIVPFIDAGQAYDTIYPRGSDLKFGAGIGGRFYTNFGPLRVDLATPLNPRPGDPSIALYISIGQAF is encoded by the coding sequence ATGCTCTCCGTGTCGCAAGGGGACCGGGGATTGGTGCGGATCGGTACGGGCGGAAGAATTTTGAGGGCAGTGTTGCTGGCTTCTGCCTTTACGCCCTGCGCCGCGATCGTGCAGACCGCAACCGCGCAACAGCGGACGCCGGACGCCGATTCCGACGGGCAAGCCTCACCACAGCAGGAAAGCGAAGCCCCGCAACCGGCTCCGCAAGACGAGCCGATCGTACCGGACGAACAGTTCGAATCCGCGCTGCCGCCGCTCGGCGACGACATCAACGCCCCGCTGGAACCCATGCCGGAGCCCGTTGACCGACAGGGCGTGGCGGAAGCAGCCAGTGCCGACGCCGAGCAAGATGCGGAGGATGCGAAACGGGAGCCGCTGGAGGCTCCGGGCTCGGAAATCGTCGAGCCTCGCCCGCTTCCCGACGAGGGCGAGCTGGCCCAGCCATTGCCGCCGATCGACAGCTTCGATTCGACGCCGCCGCCGGAGATTGCGGGCGTCGAAGATATCGATTCCGAAATACGGTACGAAACCGTTGTCGAGGGTCTGGAAAAGGTCGATCTGGAAAGCCGCTTCCGCGACCTGTCGGCACTGGAAGAAGGAGACGGCGAAGCGGAAAACGCCGCCATGGTGTCGGCGCGCGCGAAATCGGATGAGCAATTGGCGCTCCAGCTAATGCAGTCGCAGGGATATTATGATGCTGCGGTGACGTCGCGGATCGACCGGCCGAGCGAGCCGGAAGGGGCGCTGCGAGCCGTGATTTCCGCTACTCCCGGCGTGCGCTATAGCTTTTCGTCGATCACCACCGAAGGCGACGCGACGGTGCCGATGGGCCTGGTGGACGAGGCCTTGCCGCTGAAACCCGGCGATCCGATCGAAGCCGAACGGGTACAGGGCGCCGAGGCCAACGTATCCGTGACGCTGCCGCAAAAGGGATATCCCTTTTTCCAACTCGGCCAGCGGGACATCCTGCTCGACGGCAGCGACCACAGCGGCGCCTATACGCTCCCTTATGATCTCGGGCCGCGGGCCTCGTTCGGCGGTTTTGCGACGCAGGGCGAGCCGGTTTTCGATCCGGAGCATATCGGGGTTCTCGCCCGCTTCGATCGCGGCGATCTCTATGACAGTCGCGATGTCGACGACCTGCGCAAGGCGCTGGTTTCCACCGGCCTGTATTCCACCGTTTCGGTCCAGCCGCAAAGAACCGGGGAGACCGCGCCCGACGGCACCGAATATGTCGATCTGCTCGTGCGGCAAAAGGCGGGGCCGCCACGCACATTGGCCGCGGAGGCCGGGTATCGCACCGGCCAGGGCATCCGTCTGGAAGGCTCCTGGACGCACCGCAACCTGTTCCCGCCCGAAGGTGCGCTGATCGTCTCCGGCGTCGGCGGCACGCAGGAACAGGGACTTTCGGCCACGTTCCGGCGATCCAATGCCGGCCGGCGTGATCGTACCGTGATGCTGGGCGTTGCCGCCAACCACAATGATTACGAAGCCTATGAGGCTTACACGGCTTCCCTGATCGGCCGGATTTCCTATGATTCCACGCCGCTGTGGCAGAAACGGTTCACCTATTCCTATGGCTTTGAACTGGTCGGCACGAACGAGGATGTGTGGAATTTCGACGCCGGTGAACGCCAGCGAAAAACCTATTTCATCGCCGCACTCCCCGGGACGGTCGGCTTCGACACCTCGGACAGCCTGCTCAATCCGACAGAGGGATTTCGCATCAACGCTACCGTCAGTCCGGAAGCCGCGGTCAAGGGTGCGTTCCGGCCCTATGCCCGGCTCAAACTGGAAGGCACCGCATATTATCCGGTCACCGACAGCCTGGTAATCGCCGGTCGCGCGGCGGTCGGGAGCATCCCCGGCATCGACCGGGACGACCTTCCCCCTTCGCGGCGCTATTATGCGGGTGGCGGCGGGTCGGTGCGCGGCTATGGTTATCGCGAGCTTGGCCCCCAGGCGCCCGACGGCAAGCCGATCGGCGGACGCAGCTTCAACGAGTTCTCGCTGGAAGCCCGGTATCGTTTCGGCGATTTCGGTATCGTCCCGTTCATCGATGCCGGCCAGGCCTATGACACGATCTATCCGCGCGGCTCGGACCTGAAATTCGGCGCCGGTATCGGCGGCAGGTTCTATACCAATTTCGGCCCCCTGCGCGTCGACCTTGCGACGCCGCTGAACCCGAGGCCGGGTGATCCGAGCATCGCCCTCTATATTTCGATCGGGCAGGCGTTCTGA
- the otsB gene encoding trehalose-phosphatase has product MTDTVTAEFRSAGDGGLQVPPVDLLRDASLFLDFDGTLVEIAHRPDGVLVDARLRALVSRLVQDMNGRVAIVSGRPIAAIAGYLGEGVAISGSHGLEMRWPDGRERAPERPATLDMVLARLREFADDREGLLVEEKPLGVGLHYRGAESLEAEARELVGRLADETGLTVQSGKKVLELRLAGAHKGEAIRHFLEGPPFAGFRPVFIGDDVTDEDGFAAVAHIGGAGILVGDARPTDARYRLAGVGSTLDWLEAACAAL; this is encoded by the coding sequence ATGACCGATACCGTTACCGCAGAGTTCCGATCCGCCGGAGATGGCGGGCTGCAGGTTCCGCCGGTGGATTTGTTGCGCGACGCCAGTCTGTTCCTTGATTTCGACGGAACGCTGGTGGAAATTGCTCACCGCCCCGACGGCGTGTTGGTGGATGCGCGCCTGCGCGCTTTGGTATCCAGGCTGGTGCAGGACATGAACGGCCGCGTCGCCATCGTCAGTGGCCGTCCGATCGCGGCGATTGCCGGGTATCTGGGCGAAGGCGTCGCGATCAGCGGTAGTCACGGTCTTGAGATGCGCTGGCCCGATGGCCGGGAACGAGCGCCCGAACGGCCGGCCACGCTCGACATGGTTCTCGCCAGGCTGCGCGAATTCGCCGATGATCGCGAAGGGCTGTTGGTCGAGGAAAAGCCGCTGGGAGTCGGCCTGCATTATCGAGGGGCTGAGAGCTTGGAGGCGGAGGCGCGGGAATTGGTCGGGCGTCTCGCGGATGAAACCGGGCTGACGGTCCAGTCCGGGAAGAAGGTGCTCGAATTGCGCCTGGCCGGCGCACATAAGGGCGAAGCGATCCGCCATTTTCTCGAAGGCCCGCCCTTCGCCGGATTCCGGCCGGTATTCATCGGCGACGATGTGACGGACGAGGATGGTTTCGCAGCCGTGGCGCATATCGGCGGGGCCGGCATTCTGGTCGGCGATGCGCGTCCGACCGATGCGCGGTATCGTCTTGCCGGTGTCGGTAGCACGCTCGACTGGCTGGAAGCGGCTTGCGCGGCACTGTGA